Below is a genomic region from Nitrospirota bacterium.
AACATGGATTATTTGATTTAAAAATCAGGGCAAGGGGAGACACAGAGGTGGATTATCACCATACAGTGGAAGATATTGGTATCACGCTCGGTAATGTTGTTAAAAAGGCACTTGGAGACATGAGGGGCATCAGGAGATATGGAGTGGCTACTGTTCCAATGGATGAAACACTAACAGAGGTTTCTATAGATATAAGTGCAAGACCATATCTCATATATAATGTAGCGCTGCCAAAGAGATACAAACTGAGGGATTTTGACCCAGCACTTATAGAGGATTTCTTCAGGGCATTTGCCAATCATTGTGGAGTTAACCTCCATATAAACCTCCGTTATGGGAAAGATATACATCATATCATTGAATCAATCTTCAAGGCATTTGGCAGGGCACTTGATGAGGCGATAGGTATTGATCCGAGGATTAAGGGGATTCAGTCAACAAAGGGAAGGATATGATCGCTATTATAGACTACGGTATGGGTAATCTTAGGAGTGTCCAGAAGGCTTTTGAGAAGATTGGATATGATGCGGTTGTCACAGAAAATCCGAGTCGTATAGTAGATGCAGATAAGGTTGTTCTACCGGGTGTCGGTGCATTCTGCGATTGTATGAGAAATCTTGAAGATGCGAATCTGGTGGAGGCAGTTCTTAAAAGTATCGAGAGTGGTAAGCCATTTCTCGGTATATGTCTCGGGCTACAACTTCTCTTTACCGAAAGCGAGGAATTTGGGGTTTACAGGGGACTCGATGTAATAAAGGGTAAGGTTGTGAGATTTCCTCCTGACATGACTGAACCATTACCATCTTTACCATCAGGACTCTCAATTAATCCAGTCAGGCTCAAGGTTCCACATATGGGCTGGAACAGGATTGAAAAAGTTAAGGATGTTCCTATACTTACCGATGTTCCTGACGGTAGTTATGTCTATTTTGTTCACTCGTATTATGTAGTACCTGATGAGAGAGATGTTATTGCAACTACCACGGGCTACGGTGTCAGATTTATTTCAATGATATGGAAAGACAATATCTATGCTACACAATTTCACCCTGAAAAAAGTCAGGAAGTAGGTCTCAAGATATTAAAGAGATTTGGAGAACTTAAATGATTGAAATATCAATGCTACTATAACAAGGACAACTGAAACTGACATAAATGCCTGACTGTAACCAGAGTATGTAGCAATAATGCCTGAAAACAGAGGTCCTGTGGTGTGTCCTATGTCCATGATAGAGCCAAGCACTCCCATTGCAGAGCCACGATTCTCACGCCTGCTGAGATCGGCAACTAATGCAGATGTTGCAGATGTCACAATCGAGAGGCTTAATCCAAATAATATACTCAAAGCAAGTAAAGGTATGGATGACCTAAAAAGTGGAAAACTACCGATGCAGACTGCGCCAATTATAGCACCCACAAAAATCTGTGGTTTTCTTCCATGTCTATCAGAAAATCTTCCCATCATTGGTTTTGTTAATGCCAGCGTGATGACCTGTGCAGACAGAAAAACTCCAATCTCATAGGCACTGAGACCTACTCTTATCGAATAAAGAGGCAGGAATGTCTCAAAAGTGCCATAAGCAAACAGTATTGCAGCTTCAACAGCGCTTGTTAGAAGTATACCTTTGTTCGATATTACTGTCCTGAACCCTTTTACTGTCTCAACCCATCTCTGCTTTTTATATTCTGTCTCCTTGAGTGCTGGTATCTTTAGAGTCAGAGCAAGGGCAACCATGCCAGCCATACCACAGAGCATATACACAGATTTATAGCTTATTTCAGGGTTAAAGGCTAAAAAACCTATAATACTTCCACCAGCTATAGGTGCCATGAATCTTCCGATGAGGGTAGAAGAAGAAAACCAGCCCATCTTTTCACCTCTTTCTTTATCAAAGAGGTCTGAGATCGTAGCCATAGCCACAGGGATAAATATGGCAGTGGCAAAACCATGATAAAATCTTATTATTGCAAGTTGCCATAGATTGGTTACCATAAGATAAAGAAAGGGTGCTGTTGAGAATACAAAAACAGAGAAAAGGAGCATCCTTTTTCTTCCAAATCTGTCCGAAAGTATTCCAGCAGGTATACTAACAATGACACCAGTAAAAGCAGATATAGAAGCAATTACACCCACACCTGATGGGTCTGCACCAAGAAAGGCTGAAAAGAGAGGAAGCACAGGGCTTTTTGATATTGTTGAGCTGAATATGGCAAAAAGCCCTGTGCTGCAGAGGAGTATGAAGGGACTGAATTTCATTCTTGCCTTAAAATACTTTTTCGTCATTCCCACGAAAGTGGGAATCCAGTAAAAGTTTATCAAATACTGGATTCCTGCTTCTGCAGGAATGACAATTAATAGTGAACCTCAAAATTGTTTCATTAATCCCTGAATTTCTCTGTGATAACCAATGTACCTATTCAGCGTCTTTTCGTTTTTCCCATACCTCGGATAGTTTCTTAGTATTTCCACAAAACGTTCTTCCGCTTCAAGTTCAGATTTAACAGGTATAATCCCATCCATGATTATATCCACAAGTCTGCCTGCATAAATCACTATCCTTTCTTCGAGGTTTTTGAGGGAATAATCTTTTACTGGCAATCCAAGTTCATTTGCTTCCTCTTCTGTAAGGCCACCCCTTATATGTTTCTCCATTATATCTGTTATTGACTTAGGTAACCCTAAGTCTCTTCCAATTTCAGCACCGATTTTGCCGTGCTCAATCTCATGAGTCTTTGTCTTACCGAGGTCATGGAATAAGGCGCCTCTACCAACAAGTTCCATGTCAACATTAGCGCCAGTCCTCCGGGCAATCTCTAATGCCTTTTCTGCTACCTTGACACAGTGTTTTATATCATCTTCTGATACGCCTGCTTTTCTGAGCAAATCAACATCTGTATCTTGAATCTTATAGCTCATAGCTCCCTCCATCTTTAGGAGATAGTGAGATTGCTTCGTCGCTTCGCTCCTCGCAATGACAAATAAGA
It encodes:
- a CDS encoding MFS transporter, producing MTKKYFKARMKFSPFILLCSTGLFAIFSSTISKSPVLPLFSAFLGADPSGVGVIASISAFTGVIVSIPAGILSDRFGRKRMLLFSVFVFSTAPFLYLMVTNLWQLAIIRFYHGFATAIFIPVAMATISDLFDKERGEKMGWFSSSTLIGRFMAPIAGGSIIGFLAFNPEISYKSVYMLCGMAGMVALALTLKIPALKETEYKKQRWVETVKGFRTVISNKGILLTSAVEAAILFAYGTFETFLPLYSIRVGLSAYEIGVFLSAQVITLALTKPMMGRFSDRHGRKPQIFVGAIIGAVCIGSFPLFRSSIPLLALSILFGLSLSIVTSATSALVADLSRRENRGSAMGVLGSIMDIGHTTGPLFSGIIATYSGYSQAFMSVSVVLVIVALIFQSFKFSKSL
- the hisH gene encoding imidazole glycerol phosphate synthase subunit HisH, which translates into the protein MIAIIDYGMGNLRSVQKAFEKIGYDAVVTENPSRIVDADKVVLPGVGAFCDCMRNLEDANLVEAVLKSIESGKPFLGICLGLQLLFTESEEFGVYRGLDVIKGKVVRFPPDMTEPLPSLPSGLSINPVRLKVPHMGWNRIEKVKDVPILTDVPDGSYVYFVHSYYVVPDERDVIATTTGYGVRFISMIWKDNIYATQFHPEKSQEVGLKILKRFGELK
- the hisB gene encoding imidazoleglycerol-phosphate dehydratase HisB, yielding MGRKAKVERKTRETEIRIEIELDGKGDYRIDTTIPFLDHMLALFAKHGLFDLKIRARGDTEVDYHHTVEDIGITLGNVVKKALGDMRGIRRYGVATVPMDETLTEVSIDISARPYLIYNVALPKRYKLRDFDPALIEDFFRAFANHCGVNLHINLRYGKDIHHIIESIFKAFGRALDEAIGIDPRIKGIQSTKGRI
- a CDS encoding HDIG domain-containing metalloprotein, whose amino-acid sequence is MSYKIQDTDVDLLRKAGVSEDDIKHCVKVAEKALEIARRTGANVDMELVGRGALFHDLGKTKTHEIEHGKIGAEIGRDLGLPKSITDIMEKHIRGGLTEEEANELGLPVKDYSLKNLEERIVIYAGRLVDIIMDGIIPVKSELEAEERFVEILRNYPRYGKNEKTLNRYIGYHREIQGLMKQF